TCGCGAGCTGATACGCGTCGGACTCGAACGGGGGCCATGTGTCCGGCGAGTGCCACGCCCCGTCGTCCCGCTGAAGGCTGAACATGAGCTGGAAGGCCTGCTCGGTTTCGGGAGACAGCCGCCGGTCCACGTACGCATCCCAGGATGCCAGAGACGCGGCCAGATGCACGACCTCCGCGGGGTTCACATCCTGCTGGAGTTCTTCGGGGTCCGTGGCGAGCCTGTCCTGAAGACGCTCTTCGAGAAAGGCCCGGAAGTCTGCATCGGGCCGACCCAGGCTCTCGGTGAGTTGCGGACGAAGGATCCCGTACCAGCCCGTCGTGTGGCACGAGACGCAGCCGCGGTTGTTCGCCCAGGCCCAGGCTCCATCCTCCAGGTAGGTGACCGCCCGTTCGAGAGACAGGTTCTCCGCGACCGGCTCATCCTCCGACGCCGGCGGGATGGAGATCTCTCCGAACTGATACTGGTACGCGCGGTGGTCGCCCCAGTCCTGCGCGTGAAGCTCTGAGCCGAGAGGCGAAATCCCAACGGACAGTCCGAGTGCGACGTGCGTGAGTCTCATGGCCGAGCCCAATCCCGAGAGGTTCTCGTGCTGAGGCTACAGCCATCGTAAACGCCTGTTTGCCGCCATGTAAAGGCACGCGCGAGGCACCTTGACGCCGCTGCAGAGTGTATGGTGGTAACGCCACGACAGGTATCATCAAGCAAGGAGCAGCGCGTTGGGCAAGATCATCCTCGTCACGGGAGCTTCCTCCGGCATCGGCCGGGCGGCCGCGATCCTTCTCGCCCGTGAGGGCCACACCGTGTACGCCGGCGCACGTCGGGCGGACCGAATGGAAGACCTGCGGGAACACGGCATCACTCCCGTCGAAATGGACGTCACCAGAAGCGACGACAACGAGCGGGCCGTGAGTCGCATCATCGCGGACCAGGGACGCATCGACGTCCTGGTCAACAACGCGGGCTTCGGGCTCTACGGACCCGTCGAGGACGTGCCGCTCGACGACGCGCGCTACCAGTTCGAGGTGAACCTGTTCGGGCTCGCCCATCTCACCCGACTCGTCCTGCCGCACATGAGGGCGGGGGGCTCAGGCCGAATCATCAACGTCTCGTCGATGGGAGGGAGGATCTTCACCCCCCTCGGGGCCTGGTACCACGCCACCAAGCACGCCCTCGAGGGCTGGTCGGACTGCCTGCGCGTGGAAACCGCCCCCTTCAACATCCAGGTCGTCGTGATCCAGCCGGGCGCGATCAGGACGGAGTTCGGCGACGTGATGGGAGCCCACATGAGGAAGTACTCCGGGGACACGGCGTACAAGGCGCAGGTGGACTCGTTTCTGAAGCTGATGGACGGCCTCGAACCCGGCCGCGGCACCGCGCCGGAAGTGCTCGCCAAGGTGTTCGTCAAGGCCGCGACGGCCCGGAAGCCGCGCCGGCGATACGCCAGCGGCTCCATGGCGCGCCCCTTCATGTTCCTCCGCAAGTGGTTCGGGGACGGCCTCTACGAGTTCATGCTGCGGCGCATGTTCCGCTGACCGGCCGGTCTTGACGGGATTTGACCGCGCGATCAAGGAGGCGATTCCGTGGGGGTGACGGCAAAGACCTCGACCGGCACCGCGAGGTTCGGGACTCCGGCCAGCCGACGGTCCGTGGTGAGAAGGGGGGCTTCGAGAGTCTCGGCCAGTGTGACGTACGCGGCGTCGTACGCGGTGAGGTTGTGGCGGCGGGACCAGATCCTCGACAGGAGCGGCTCGTGGCCGTGCCGCCGCACATCGAGATCGAGGAAGTTGCGATACGCCTCGCCGGCGCGGGTCGGGGAGACGGCCCCGGTGCTCTCGTAGCGGCGCAGAACATGCAGAACCTCGAGGTCCAGGAGTTCGGGGCCGTGCAGGGACGTCACGGGGTCCGATACCCTGTGCATGATGCGGGCGCCGCGCCGCGTGCCGAGCACCAACTCGACGACGGCCGATGCATCCAGGACGACGATCACGCCGTTTCAGCGCCTCTCACGCGCCTCCCGCAGGACCTCGCTCGGGGGGGGATCGACGTCGATCGGCGGCAGCCGGGCGATGCGGGCGAACAGTTCTTCCCGGGTCGGCCTTTCCAGCGACTGGCGGATCCCGCGGAGGACATAGTCCGACATCGATGTCCCGGCGAGCGCCGCGCGGGACTTGAGCCGACGGTGCAGATCGTCCGGGATGTTTCGGACCTGAAGCATCTTTGACATGTGCTAAGCATGATTTCATGTTATACACATGTCAAGTCCTCACGAGGCCGGCTTTTTGGCGTTCCGTTCGCCGCCACATAGAGGCATGCGCGAGACCGGAGGGGGCCGTCGGCCGCGGGCAACTCCGGCAGGTGGCAGTGCTGCCCGTCGCCTGCTAGAGTCGAAGGACCATGAGCATAAAGGCGGAATACCGGGATGGGGTCTTCACGCCCCTGCAGGAGGTCAAGGAGCCAACTCCCGGCGAGGTCTACGAAGTCTTCTCCGAGGGCGAGTTGCAGCGGCTTGCGGCGGACGTTCCGTGGTTGAGGGTCTCGGAACGCAGCTTCGAGTTCTGGGAAAACGAGGAGGATGACGTCTACGACAGCCTATAGGCAGGGCGACATCGTGCTCGTCTCCTTCCCCTTCACCGATCTCACTTCAACCAAGAGACGCCCCGCGCTGGTCCTTTCCCCGAATTCCTTCAATGCCGCCGGTGAGGATCTCGTGCTGGCGGCCGTCACCTCCCACCTCACGGGCGACCCGAACGCGGTGCATCTCCGCCGCAGCGATTTCGCGGAAGGTGGGCTTCCCAAGGCATCGATGGTGAAGACGACGAAGCTGTTTACGATGAGACACCCGGGGAAAGCGATCGAACACGTCACCGTCGTCGGCGATACGGCAGCGGGTATTCTGTACTAGTCGAGATCAGTTCGATGAGGTTCCGAAACGCTCAGGTCGGATTCGGCTTGTGTGCTCCAAATCGACGGCGCCACCGCCTTGAGAGTGTGGACAAGCGCGTCGACATCGCGCTCGCTCGTTCGCCCGTTGGTTATGCAGGCTCGCAGCACTGTTCTGCCCTCGAAGACTGCGGTTGACACCCAGAACCGGCCGTCCCTGTGAACGGAATCGACGTAGCTCCGAACGGCTTCATGGCCCTCGGGCGGCACGAGACATGCGACCGCCATGGGAGAGTCATTCGCGAGCGACCAACCGTCGCGCTGCAATCGCCGTGCGAGTCTGTCCGCCAGTCGAATGGCGCGCTCGGTGTGGCCGGCGTATCCCCTCCAACCCGCTGCCGCGAGTGCAAGGAACAGCCGCAGGCCGACGAATCGGCGCGACCACTGGATCGAGTTGACGAAGAAGTCCTTGGCCGCGACGCTCCTGGGCATGTAGCTGGCGTCGACCCGGAAGGCCTGAGCGGCGACATCCGGTCTGGAGGTCAGGAACATGCCGGCTCCCATGGTCGTTGCAAACCACTTGTGGGCGTCGATCGTGATCGAGTCCGCCCGCTCGATGCCCTTGAGAGCACCGCCGGTATCGCTGGCAATCAGCGCACCACCCCATGCGGCGTCGACGTGGAACCACATGCCGTGCTCCCTGGCCAGTTCGCCGCAGCGGGTCAACGGATCGACCATGCCCGCGTTGGTGGTGCCCGCCGTCGCCGCGATCATGACAGGCATGCGGCCGCTGGAGATGTCAGTTGCAATCGTTTCGGCCAAGGCATCGGGGTCCATGCGCCCCCGCCCGTCG
This Candidatus Palauibacter polyketidifaciens DNA region includes the following protein-coding sequences:
- a CDS encoding oxidoreductase, which gives rise to MGKIILVTGASSGIGRAAAILLAREGHTVYAGARRADRMEDLREHGITPVEMDVTRSDDNERAVSRIIADQGRIDVLVNNAGFGLYGPVEDVPLDDARYQFEVNLFGLAHLTRLVLPHMRAGGSGRIINVSSMGGRIFTPLGAWYHATKHALEGWSDCLRVETAPFNIQVVVIQPGAIRTEFGDVMGAHMRKYSGDTAYKAQVDSFLKLMDGLEPGRGTAPEVLAKVFVKAATARKPRRRYASGSMARPFMFLRKWFGDGLYEFMLRRMFR
- a CDS encoding type II toxin-antitoxin system VapC family toxin, whose amino-acid sequence is MIVVLDASAVVELVLGTRRGARIMHRVSDPVTSLHGPELLDLEVLHVLRRYESTGAVSPTRAGEAYRNFLDLDVRRHGHEPLLSRIWSRRHNLTAYDAAYVTLAETLEAPLLTTDRRLAGVPNLAVPVEVFAVTPTESPP
- a CDS encoding type II toxin-antitoxin system PemK/MazF family toxin; translated protein: MTSTTAYRQGDIVLVSFPFTDLTSTKRRPALVLSPNSFNAAGEDLVLAAVTSHLTGDPNAVHLRRSDFAEGGLPKASMVKTTKLFTMRHPGKAIEHVTVVGDTAAGILY
- a CDS encoding aminotransferase class V-fold PLP-dependent enzyme, which encodes MTDPHYSLFPDHDSLTAAQHALTERLGVSRRLMPSRDVVPAGPSGEWLRELRNMRFDRPRELAGLTEWVIDGLETGTVQVTHPGYLGLFNPAPTFASECADRIASAFNPQVCVHSHAPAAVEIELHVIREVARKAGMPDGSGGHFTSGGSEANLTAMLCALQAACPAYGDDGVCAFARPPHVYVSEESHLAWLKIAHAGGIGRNAVRLIQTDGRGRMDPDALAETIATDISSGRMPVMIAATAGTTNAGMVDPLTRCGELAREHGMWFHVDAAWGGALIASDTGGALKGIERADSITIDAHKWFATTMGAGMFLTSRPDVAAQAFRVDASYMPRSVAAKDFFVNSIQWSRRFVGLRLFLALAAAGWRGYAGHTERAIRLADRLARRLQRDGWSLANDSPMAVACLVPPEGHEAVRSYVDSVHRDGRFWVSTAVFEGRTVLRACITNGRTSERDVDALVHTLKAVAPSIWSTQAESDLSVSEPHRTDLD